ACGAACTGGATATCGAGCGGAACGCGCAGCTTGAACCCTCTGATCTGGATGTCGCCTTCTTGGAGAATATTGAAGAGGGCCACTTGGATCCTCGGTTGCAGGTCCGGCAATTCGTTGATGACGAAAATTCCTCGATGGGCCAGTGGGATCATCCCAAAATGGATCACCTCTTCATCGGCATAGCTGAGTTTGAGATTGGCCGCCTTGATGGGATCCAGATCACCGATCAGATCCGCGATGTTGACATCCGGTGTAGCCAGTTTTTCGGCATATCGGTCGCTTCTGTGCATCCAGGTGACGGGAGTCTCATCTCCATGATCCTCTATGATCTTACGCGCCTTGGCGGAAATAGGAGCCATAGGATCATCATTCAGATCCGACCCTTCGACCACCGGGATGTATTCATCCAGGAGTTCGGTCATCAGTCGGGCCATACGGGTCTTGGCCTGTCCTCGTAGACCGAGGAAGTTGATGCTATGTCCTGCAAGTATGGCACGTTCCAGAGCAGGTATGACCGTATGTTCATATCCACGGATGCCTTGGAAAAGCGGTTCACCCGCACGGAGTTTCTCCAGTAGATTGCTTCTCAATTCTTCTTTCACACTTCGGGGCTCATAGCCGGATTTCTTGAGTGCTCCTAGTGTCTGTATCTTATCGATGTTCATATCCTTCTACGCTTGTTCTTCTGATAATCTGCAAAAATGAATTCTCCCAGTCCCTGCAAGCTGGAGTAGAATGCCTTGCCTTTATTCGCTTCGGTGAAATCCTCTACGAATTGCTGCAGGTAGGGGTCCTGAGCGATCATGAAGGTGGTGATGGGTATCCCCAATTTCCTACACTGTACGCCCAGATTGATGGTCTTGTTGATGATTCTGGGGTCATGCCCCCAACTGTTCTGATAGTAGCTTCCATCCTTCTCTTTCAGACAGGTGGGCTTCCCATCGGTTATCATGAATATCTGTTTGTTGGCCACCTTCTTCCTTCTCAAAAGATCCATGGCCAGTTCCAATCCCGCGACCGTATTGGTATGGAAGGGACCTACCTTGAGATATGGTAGATCTTTGACCTTGACCTGCCAAGCGTCATTGCCGAATACCACGATATCCAAAGTGTCTTTAGGGTATTGGGTCAGGATCAATTCCGCCAATGCCATAGCCACCTTCTTCGCAGGAGTGATACGGTCCTCACCATAGAGGATCATACTGTGCGAGATATCGATCATCAGCACCGTGCTCATCTGCGAGCGATGCTCCTGTTCCATGATCTCCAGATCCTCTTCTCGCAGGTCGAAATCGTCCATACCCGTGCGTATCTGGCTGTTACGGATACTGGCCGTGAAATCGATCTGCTGGGGACTGTCTCCGAATTGGAAGGGCCTGCGATCGGCTGTCTGCTCGTCTCCCTTGCCAACGTGAGGTGTCCGATGTTTCCCGGCTCCGCCTCGCTTCATCTTTCCGAATATCTGGTCCAAGCTGCGCTTGCGGATGAGCTTCTCGGTCTTGGCACTGGGCTTACCACCCGCCCCATCCGGATTCTGCTCGATGTACATCTTCTCCTCGAGATCCTTTCGGAAATCCTTGAGCGTATACTCCGGAGTGGTGATGCCATGCTCATCATCGATCTCTTTCATCCAGCGGAAGGTCTCATCGATATCCCCTGAGGTATACACCATGAGTTCCAAGAACAACTCCAGGAGTTTCTCAAAAGGTGTCCGATCATCGGTCGGAGGAATGTATTTGCTGAATCTATGGCCGAGCATGAATCAAAGGTAAGACAGGGCTTGATGGCCGAGTGTTGTCCATTGAAATGTGATCCTTCGTCTTTTGGGCTCTCGTAAATCAAGGTCGAGTAAAGGATTCATCGTATTTTAGACCTATTATCCTGCTGAAAATGAAACACTTCGCCATTCTCTGTTTATTCGTGCTGACCGTATCGAGCGATCTACCTGCCCAAGTAACATGGGCCGATGATGTGGCCGAGATCGTCTATGCCAATTGTGCGACATGCCATCGCGATGCGGGCATCGCCCCTTTCCCACTCATCGACTATACCGAAGATGTAGCACCCAATGTCAATGCCATACTCGAGGCCGTAGGTACTGGTTATATGCCTCCTTGGACTGCCGATTCTGACTATCAGGACTACCTGGGAGAACGACTTCTTAGCAGTGAGGAAGTACAGACGATCGTGGATTGGGTGGCCAATGGTTCTCCTGAGGGAAGTGCAGCCGATGCTCCTCCTCCACCAGTGTTCAACGATGCCGGATTCATCACAGCCACTCCGGATCTAGAAGTGCGTATCCCTGATTATGTCAGCAATGCCTCTGCTACATTCGATGACTATGTATGCTTTGCCATCCCAACTGGGCTGACCGAAGACAAGAAACTCAGGGCCTTCGAGGTCATTCCGGGAAATACGGAGATCGTCCACCATGCCTTGGTCTACATCGATGCGGAAGGAGATTACGAGACGGATACCAGCGGCCTGTGTGGAGGTCCGGCCTTAGGGCTGATCGGTGGGTATACCCCAGGTGGGCAACCGACCATCTATCCCAGTGACGGACAGGATATGAATCTGGGAGTGACCATCCCTGCAGGCAGTAATCTCGTTTTTGCCATGCACTATCCCAACGGGAGTGCGGGACAGTTGGATAGCACCAAGGTGCGTCTTTTCTTCTATGAGGATGACACACAGATACGCGAGGTGACCACTTTTCCCTTGATCCAAGATTGGGAATTCACTATAGAGGCCAATGCAGTGGAAGAAGTTACGGCCGAGTGGAGTTATGTCCCTGAAGATGTGTCCTTCCTCAATGTCTTCCCCCATATGCATCTGCTCGGGGACTACATCGAGTCATACGCTGTGACCT
This DNA window, taken from Flavobacteriales bacterium, encodes the following:
- a CDS encoding T9SS type A sorting domain-containing protein encodes the protein MKHFAILCLFVLTVSSDLPAQVTWADDVAEIVYANCATCHRDAGIAPFPLIDYTEDVAPNVNAILEAVGTGYMPPWTADSDYQDYLGERLLSSEEVQTIVDWVANGSPEGSAADAPPPPVFNDAGFITATPDLEVRIPDYVSNASATFDDYVCFAIPTGLTEDKKLRAFEVIPGNTEIVHHALVYIDAEGDYETDTSGLCGGPALGLIGGYTPGGQPTIYPSDGQDMNLGVTIPAGSNLVFAMHYPNGSAGQLDSTKVRLFFYEDDTQIREVTTFPLIQDWEFTIEANAVEEVTAEWSYVPEDVSFLNVFPHMHLLGDYIESYAVTLAGDTIPLVRIPHWDFDWQEFYNFQNLIHIPAWTTIHGRGIYENTPGNPHNPNDPPVDVGAGLNTTDEMFLVYFSFLAYEEGDENIDLEELTQLPTDLNSIEWVDSGSMHVYPNPSNDILYFEMELERPSQISIYLYDQHGRLVERIADQAQRNAGMQRITFDTEGLNAGIYFYSVNLNGDLGSGKVLIR